In one Streptomyces sp. T12 genomic region, the following are encoded:
- a CDS encoding metal-dependent hydrolase has product MSNTQDRIPLKARKVSFSWDDTPLHWVPGDPFTTHTINVLHLLLPAGERWFVHVYKQVLPYIRDERLREDVIGFIGQEAMHSQAHDEVLPHLREQGLDPTPYTAQVDWFFEKLLGDRTLPPGRARRWWLMERVALIAAIEHYTAFLGNWVLNAEELDDRGADPTMLDLLRWHGAEEVEHRSVAFELFMHVDGNYGRRARTWATAFATLVFLWQRGTRFFMENDPTLVDGKASFKEFYVRGRRGLLPTTGDMARSIPRYLSRSYHPSQEGSTAQAVAYLASSPAAMAAENGSS; this is encoded by the coding sequence ATGTCTAATACGCAGGACCGGATACCCCTCAAGGCCCGCAAGGTGTCCTTCTCCTGGGACGACACCCCGTTGCACTGGGTGCCCGGGGATCCCTTCACCACGCACACCATCAACGTGCTGCATCTGCTCCTGCCTGCCGGTGAGCGGTGGTTCGTGCACGTCTACAAGCAGGTGCTGCCCTACATCCGGGACGAGCGGCTCCGCGAGGACGTCATCGGGTTCATCGGGCAGGAGGCGATGCACTCGCAGGCCCATGACGAGGTGCTGCCGCACCTGCGGGAGCAGGGGCTCGATCCGACGCCGTACACCGCGCAGGTCGACTGGTTCTTCGAGAAGCTGCTCGGGGACCGTACCCTCCCGCCGGGCCGGGCGCGGCGGTGGTGGCTGATGGAGCGAGTCGCCCTCATCGCGGCGATCGAGCACTACACGGCGTTCCTCGGCAACTGGGTGCTGAACGCCGAGGAGCTGGACGACCGCGGCGCCGACCCGACCATGCTGGACCTGCTGCGCTGGCACGGCGCGGAGGAGGTCGAGCACCGGTCGGTCGCCTTCGAGCTGTTCATGCACGTCGACGGCAACTACGGGCGGCGGGCGCGGACCTGGGCCACCGCCTTCGCCACGCTGGTGTTCCTCTGGCAGCGCGGGACACGGTTCTTCATGGAGAACGATCCGACGCTCGTCGACGGGAAGGCGAGCTTCAAGGAGTTCTACGTCCGTGGGCGGCGGGGGCTGCTGCCGACGACCGGGGACATGGCACGGTCCATCCCCCGCTATCTGAGCCGGAGTTACCACCCCTCGCAGGAGGGCTCCACCGCGCAGGCCGTCGCCTATCTGGCCTCCTCCCCCGCCGCCATGGCCGCAGAGAATGGCTCCTCCTGA
- a CDS encoding PDR/VanB family oxidoreductase, which translates to MPKPLTVAVVAGAALLTRRAMRRRIQASPLWPWPALEEPVSGRPRSRALRLTVTARETVAEGVVQLRLEGHDLPRWEAGAHLDLVLPSGLVRQYSLCGDPEDSSSYTVATRLVEDGRGGSREVHEQVREGMELEVRGPRNRFPLVEASSYVFVAGGIGITPILPMLRALPDGAEWRLLYCGRDRASMPFLEEVGKLGGGDRVTVVEGRPDLDAVLADVPEGAAVYCCGPEGLMAAVQERFPRVRLERFTPRVSGGGAFEVELRRSGRTLTVAEDSTVLATVRAELPNTAYSCEQGFCGTCQQRVLEGEVDHRDGLLTDAERADSMLICVSRARGDRLVLDM; encoded by the coding sequence ATGCCGAAGCCGCTGACCGTCGCGGTCGTCGCCGGTGCCGCGCTGCTCACCCGGAGGGCGATGCGCCGCCGTATCCAGGCCTCGCCGCTGTGGCCGTGGCCCGCGCTGGAGGAGCCGGTCTCCGGGCGGCCCCGGTCGCGGGCGCTGCGGCTGACGGTGACCGCACGGGAGACGGTCGCCGAGGGGGTCGTACAACTCCGCCTGGAGGGCCACGACTTGCCGCGCTGGGAGGCCGGCGCGCATCTCGATCTCGTGCTGCCGTCGGGGCTGGTGCGGCAGTACTCGCTGTGCGGGGATCCGGAGGACAGCTCGTCGTACACCGTGGCGACCCGGCTGGTCGAGGACGGGCGGGGCGGCTCGCGCGAGGTGCACGAGCAGGTGCGGGAGGGGATGGAGCTCGAGGTGCGGGGGCCGCGGAACCGTTTCCCGCTCGTCGAGGCGTCGTCGTACGTGTTCGTCGCGGGCGGTATCGGGATCACCCCGATCCTGCCGATGCTGCGGGCGCTGCCCGACGGCGCCGAGTGGCGGTTGCTGTACTGCGGGCGCGACCGCGCCTCGATGCCGTTCCTGGAGGAGGTCGGGAAGCTGGGGGGCGGGGACCGGGTGACCGTCGTGGAGGGGCGGCCGGATCTCGACGCGGTCCTCGCGGACGTGCCCGAGGGTGCCGCCGTCTACTGCTGTGGGCCGGAGGGGCTGATGGCGGCGGTGCAGGAGCGGTTCCCGCGGGTCCGGCTGGAGCGGTTCACGCCCCGCGTCTCGGGAGGCGGTGCCTTCGAGGTCGAACTCCGGCGCAGCGGGCGGACGTTGACCGTGGCGGAGGACTCGACCGTCCTGGCCACCGTACGAGCCGAGCTGCCGAACACCGCGTACTCCTGCGAGCAGGGGTTCTGCGGGACCTGCCAACAGCGGGTGCTGGAGGGCGAGGTGGACCACCGGGACGGACTGCTGACGGATGCGGAGCGGGCCGACTCCATGCTGATCTGTGTGTCGCGGGCGCGGGGTGATCGACTCGTACTGGATATGTGA